In one window of Cynocephalus volans isolate mCynVol1 chromosome 6, mCynVol1.pri, whole genome shotgun sequence DNA:
- the FZD8 gene encoding frizzled-8, with amino-acid sequence MEWGYLLEVTSLLAALALLQRSSGAAAASAKELACQEITVPLCKGIGYNYTYMPNQFNHDTQDEAGLEVHQFWPLVEIQCSPDLKFFLCSMYTPICLEDYKKPLPPCRSVCERAKAGCAPLMRQYGFAWPDRMRCDRLPEQGNPDTLCMDYNRTDLTTAAPSPPRRLPPPPPGEQPPSGSGHGRPPGARPPHRGGGRGGGGGDAESPPARGGGGGGKARPPGGGAAPCEPGCQCRAPMVSVSSERHPLYNRVKTGQIANCALPCHNPFFSQDERAFTVFWIGLWSVLCFVSTFATVSTFLIDMERFKYPERPIIFLSACYLFVSVGYLVRLVAGHEKVACSGGAPGAGGAGGAGGAAAAASAGAAGAGAGGPGGRGEYEELGAVEQHVRYETTGPALCTVVFLLVYFFGMASSIWWVILSLTWFLAAGMKWGNEAIAGYSQYFHLAAWLVPSVKSIAVLALSSVDGDPVAGICYVGNQSLDNLRGFVLAPLVIYLFIGTMFLLAGFVSLFRIRSVIKQQGGPTKTHKLEKLMIRLGLFTVLYTVPAAVVVACLFYEQHNRPRWEATHNCPCLRDLQPDQARRPDYAVFMLKYFMCLVVGITSGVWVWSGKTLESWRSLCTRCCWASKGAAVGGGAGATAAGGGGGPGGGGSAGPGGGGGPGGGGGSLYSDVSTGLTWRSGTASSVSYPKQMPLSQV; translated from the coding sequence ATGGAGTGGGGTTACCTGTTGGAAGTGACCTCGCTGCTGGCCGCCCTGGCGCTGCTGCAGCGCTCAAGCGGCGCGGCGGCCGCCTCAGCCAAGGAGCTGGCGTGCCAAGAGATCACCGTGCCGCTGTGCAAAGGCATCGGCTACAACTACACCTACATGCCCAACCAGTTCAACCACGACACGCAGGACGAGGCGGGCCTGGAGGTGCACCAGTTCTGGCCGCTGGTGGAGATCCAGTGCTCGCCCGACCTCAAGTTCTTCCTGTGCAGCATGTACACGCCCATCTGCCTGGAGGACTACAAGAAGCCGCTGCCGCCCTGCCGCTCGGTGTGCGAGCGCGCCAAGGCCGGCTGCGCGCCGCTCATGCGCCAGTACGGCTTTGCCTGGCCCGACCGCATGCGCTGCGACCGGCTCCCCGAGCAGGGCAACCCTGACACGCTGTGCATGGACTACAACCGCACCGACCTCACCACGGCCGCGCCCAGCCCGCCGcgccgcctgccgccgccgccgcccggcgAGCAGCCACCCTCGGGCAGCGGCCACGGCCGCCCGCCCGGAGCCAGGCCCCCGCACCGCGGCGGCGGCaggggcgggggcggcggggaCGCGGAGTCGCCCCCAGctcgaggcggcggcggcggcgggaagGCGCGGCCCCCTGGCGGCGGCGCGGCTCCCTGCGAGCCAGGGTGCCAGTGCCGCGCGCCCATGGTGAGCGTGTCCAGCGAGCGGCACCCACTCTACAACCGCGTCAAGACAGGCCAGATCGCCAACTGCGCCCTGCCGTGCCACAATCCCTTCTTCAGCCAGGACGAGCGCGCCTTCACGGTCTTCTGGATCGGCCTGTGGTCGGTGCTCTGCTTCGTGTCCACCTTCGCCACCGTCTCCACCTTCCTCATTGACATGGAGCGCTTCAAGTACCCCGAGCGGCCCATCATCTTTCTCTCGGCCTGCTACCTCTTCGTGTCGGTGGGCTACCTGGTGCGCCTGGTGGCGGGCCACGAGAAGGTGGCGTGCAGCGGCGGCGCGCCGGGCGCTGGCGGCGCGGGGGGCGCGgggggcgcggcggcggcggcaagCGCGGGCGCggcgggcgcgggcgcgggcggTCCCGGCGGGCGCGGCGAGTACGAGGAGCTGGGGGCCGTGGAGCAGCATGTGCGCTATGAGACCACCGGCCCGGCGCTGTGCACCGTGGTCTTTTTGCTCGTCTACTTCTTCGGCATGGCCAGCTCCATCTGGTGGGTGATCCTGTCGCTCACTTGGTTCCTAGCGGCGGGCATGAAGTGGGGCAACGAAGCCATCGCGGGCTACTCGCAGTACTTCCACTTGGCCGCGTGGCTCGTGCCCAGCGTCAAGTCCATCGCCGTGTTGGCGCTCAGCTCGGTGGATGGCGACCCGGTGGCGGGCATCTGCTACGTGGGCAACCAGAGCCTCGACAACCTGCGCGGCTTCGTGCTGGCTCCGCTCGTCATCTACCTCTTCATCGGCACCATGTTTCTGCTGGCAGGCTTCGTGTCGCTCTTCCGCATCCGCTCGGTCATCAAGCAGCAGGGCGGCCCCACCAAGACGCACAAGCTGGAGAAGCTCATGATCCGCCTGGGCCTCTTCACCGTGCTCTACACCGTGCCCGCCGCCGTCGTGGTCGCCTGCCTCTTCTACGAGCAGCACAACCGTCCGCGCTGGGAGGCCACGCACAACTGCCCGTGCCTGCGGGACCTGCAGCCAGACCAGGCGCGCAGGCCCGACTACGCGGTCTTCATGCTCAAGTACTTCATGTGCCTCGTGGTGGGCATCACCTCGGGCGTGTGGGTCTGGTCCGGCAAGACGCTCGAGTCCTGGCGCTCGCTGTGCACCCGCTGCTGCTGGGCCAGCAAAGGCGCCGCGGTGGGTGGGGGCGCGGGTGCCACGGCCGCGGGGGGTGGCGGCGGGCCGGGGGGCGGTGGCAGCGCGGGGcccggcgggggcggggggccGGGCGGCGGCGGGGGCTCCCTCTACAGCGACGTCAGCACCGGCTTGACGTGGCGGTCTGGCACGGCCAGCTCCGTGTCTTATCCAAAGCAGATGCCATTGTCCCAGGTCTGA